The region CGTCGAAGTTTCCGACGATTGTTGTTCAAAATACGTAAAATCCCGCGCCGGCCCGCGTCGGGCGGTGTTTGCGGCGCCGCGAGTCACGGTATCATGACGACTTTCCCGAAGGTCCCCTTTACCGGCCCGGCGGGCGCTCGCCAGAGCGTTTCGCTCGGCATGAGGATCGCATGAAACGACGACTCGACGGCGTGCCGGGGTGGCTCGCGCTCAATGCGCCGCTTGTCCTGGCCGCCATCGGCCTGTTGGCCGGCTGCACCACCTTTGCCTCGCAACACGAAAAACGCGCCGACGCGCTGCTGCAGCCGACCGTCGGCAGCCAGGCGCGCGGCACGGTGACGCTCGCCGAACGCCCGGACGGCGTGCAGGTCACGTACAACTTCGCGAGCCTGCCGCCCAACAGCGACCACGCGTTGCAGGTTCACGAGCGCGGCGATTGCAACGCCGCCGACGGCTCGAGCGCGGGCGCGGTATTCGCGCCCGCGGCCGACCGGCTGCGCGCGGGCGCGCGCGTCGGCGGCGACCTCGGCAACATCCACGCGGATGCGAACGGCGTCGCGGCGGGTTTCATCACCGCGCCGGACCTCGCGCTCGACGGCGTGCGCTCGGTGCTCGGCCGCTCGGTGCTCGTCCATCGCGACCCGGCAGACCCGGCGTTCCCGCAGCACGGCGCGGGGCCCGCGCTTGCGTGCGGCGTCGTGCGGCAATGACGCGAGTCGGTGCGTTCACGATCGCGTAAAATGTGCGCCTTTCGTGGCCGCCGGACCGTTCGGCGGCTTCCTTCCCGATAGCAGCGTTTTCCGGCGCCTTTTTATGAGCATCAAGTCCGACAAGTGGATTCGGCGCATGGCCGAAGAGCACAAGATGATCGAGCCGTTCGTGCCCGATCAGGTTCGCGCCGCCGAGGACGGCCGCAAGATCGTCAGCTACGGCACGTCGAGCTACGGCTACGACATCCGCTGCGCGGACGAATTCAAGATCTTCACGAACATCAATTCGACGATCGTCGATCCGAAGAACTTCGACGA is a window of Burkholderia mallei ATCC 23344 DNA encoding:
- the sodC gene encoding superoxide dismutase [Cu-Zn], translating into MKRRLDGVPGWLALNAPLVLAAIGLLAGCTTFASQHEKRADALLQPTVGSQARGTVTLAERPDGVQVTYNFASLPPNSDHALQVHERGDCNAADGSSAGAVFAPAADRLRAGARVGGDLGNIHADANGVAAGFITAPDLALDGVRSVLGRSVLVHRDPADPAFPQHGAGPALACGVVRQ